The segment CCCTAATCGGCCCCGCTCCGCTTCCGTAGGGTGGTCGGCATGGCAGTTGTGAAGATCAATGCGATCCAGATCCCCGAGGGCGCAGGCCCCGAACTCGAGAAGCGCTTCGCCGCCCGCGCCGGCGTCGTCGACGAAGCCGAGGGCTTCCTCGGATTCCAACTCCTCCGCCCGGTGAAGGGCGAGGACCGCTACTTCGTCGTCACCCAGTGG is part of the Gordonia phthalatica genome and harbors:
- a CDS encoding antibiotic biosynthesis monooxygenase family protein, whose protein sequence is MAVVKINAIQIPEGAGPELEKRFAARAGVVDEAEGFLGFQLLRPVKGEDRYFVVTQWTDDASYEAWANGDARAAHKSDRKPVASGANLLEFEVVLDVAPKA